The window GTACAGTCCGAATAACAACGTTGACTTATATGGATTACAGTTACCCAATGCAGTTTTAAAACATGATATTGGGTGGCAAGCAGTTATTGGGAATACACCTATTGTATTGAATTGGTCTGAAAATGGAGAAGTTGATAATGGGTATGCATTGGTTGCTGTATACTCAGATGCTGAGAACCAACCTTACATGGAAAAACATGTCTATTTCTTTACGATTGTAGCAGGTATGCCAAAAGTATTAGTTACTAGTCAGAACCAAGGTAATGGAAATAATTATTTATATTTTACAGAGACTGAAAACATTGAACTTAGAGAAGGTTTTTCTAATATTTTAGGAAGTACCATTGATATGAAAAAAGGACAAGAGATATTTACAAAAGATGAGAAGATAAGCTATTTTGCTTCTAGTTATGAAATTTTGCCGTACGCAGGGATTTTAGTATATGAAGATAGTGGAATTACCTATCGTTTAGAAGAACCTATAAATAATACCCAATCAGCAATTTTAGAAGCTATTAAGAGCATAGGACAAATGAGTTCGGATATACAGGAACAAATCGGTGAGGCTATTCCCATTAGGTTTCAAGAACCAAATGAGAGTGGCTATTCAATTACTATTGTTGATGGAAAAGCAATACAAGCTAATCAACTGTTTGGCAGAATTATACAAGGAATGGAGTAGGACGTACATTTACCCCCACCCCGTTGTTTTAAACTCCAATTTATACTAATATTGGAAGTATAGGTATCTATGCCGGAGGTTCGTTTGTGGATAATAACTTAGAAGGGTAAAATAATTGATGTATATGAAACAATAAATGAAACAGGCTCTAAATGCTTTAAATCAAGCATTTAGAGCCTGTTTCATTTGTTAGTAGAAAACATAAATAATAAATAGTTTTCTATAACTTATAGTTAAAAAAACAACTAAGTAGTTATATATTTCTGTTAAAAGTAACAAAGTAAATATTTCATTTATAAATGAAAGGAGTATAATATTTATTGCTTTGGTTAAAAAAAGTAAGTATTTTTTTTTAGTTCCCAATAAAATTTGTAAATTGACCAGATTTTTATCTTAAATTATGGTTAAACATAGAATGGGAAATATACTTTTAAACTTAGAATCGTTAAAATATCCTACAAAGTAGTAGGGGAAATAAATCTTTAATGGACCTTTAAATATTTCAAGTGGGGACATTTTTAAGCAGTCAATTGGGTAGAAACTCTGTTTAGAAGATTGAGAATTGTTTTTTATCCATTTCCTATTTTTCTAACGTATGGTTTTGTAAATAAAACGATAAATATTTG is drawn from Carnobacterium gallinarum DSM 4847 and contains these coding sequences:
- a CDS encoding DUF4767 domain-containing protein, encoding MKKGLVSFVLLSTVLMASCQNRRETSSSSISSEASNSISYIKETSVDSSSVEEEIVEEMLWNAEKAKNLSGFIKTWGQTMNQIYKQYSPNNNVDLYGLQLPNAVLKHDIGWQAVIGNTPIVLNWSENGEVDNGYALVAVYSDAENQPYMEKHVYFFTIVAGMPKVLVTSQNQGNGNNYLYFTETENIELREGFSNILGSTIDMKKGQEIFTKDEKISYFASSYEILPYAGILVYEDSGITYRLEEPINNTQSAILEAIKSIGQMSSDIQEQIGEAIPIRFQEPNESGYSITIVDGKAIQANQLFGRIIQGME